In Thermospira aquatica, the following proteins share a genomic window:
- a CDS encoding ABC transporter ATP-binding protein — translation MAVCLEMKKLRKVYKKGEIDVEALRGIDLVIEKGEFVSIMGPSGSGKTTLLNIVGCLDVPTSGEVIYNETPLHNLKENELSDYRKNNIGFIFQSYNLIPVLTVLENVELPMVIDKSLSVEERTERAMKLIERVGLKGMENRYPRELSGGQEQRVAIARALVKNPLVVLADEPTANLDSVTAEEIIEIMRQMNETEGTTFVFSTHDPRVEKHARRIIFLQDGQIARDERR, via the coding sequence ATGGCAGTTTGTTTGGAGATGAAGAAGCTGCGTAAGGTTTACAAAAAGGGAGAAATCGATGTCGAAGCCCTTCGTGGCATCGATCTGGTGATAGAAAAGGGTGAGTTTGTGTCGATTATGGGCCCCTCGGGGAGCGGGAAAACGACGCTTCTCAATATTGTGGGGTGTCTGGATGTTCCAACATCGGGGGAAGTGATTTATAATGAAACTCCTCTCCATAATCTCAAGGAGAACGAGCTTTCCGACTACCGAAAAAACAATATTGGGTTTATTTTCCAATCGTATAACCTCATTCCGGTCCTTACCGTTCTTGAGAATGTTGAGTTGCCCATGGTTATAGACAAATCCCTCTCTGTCGAAGAGAGAACCGAACGAGCCATGAAACTTATCGAACGTGTAGGCCTGAAAGGCATGGAAAATCGTTATCCGAGGGAGTTATCTGGAGGGCAGGAGCAACGCGTTGCTATTGCACGAGCTCTGGTGAAAAATCCTCTTGTGGTGCTTGCTGACGAACCCACAGCCAATCTGGATTCGGTGACGGCAGAAGAGATCATTGAGATTATGCGTCAGATGAATGAAACCGAGGGAACAACCTTTGTTTTTTCTACGCACGATCCTAGAGTGGAAAAGCATGCTCGAAGGATTATTTTTCTCCAGGATGGGCAGATAGCTCGAGATGAGAGGCGATAA
- a CDS encoding homoserine dehydrogenase: protein MKTIGIAVVGFGTIGSGVVKILQDLAPLIEKRTGIYPELRWVVDKDITSPRSVKVEKAKLTTDYKEALADPSVEVVVELVGGKGFAYTLIEESLKGGKHVVTANKALLAERGQKLFMLAKEMKKSLLFEASVGGGIPILRTISHSLVGDRIRALYAIVNGTTNYVLTQMALNKSSLEDALKEAQRKGFAEADPTLDMNGDDAAHKLAILATLAFHTELDFSHVHYEGIEHIALEDILHAERMGYTVKLLAIGKRDEDNRLELRVHPTLVPKDNQLAFVHYEYNAILVESEYLGTSMYYGKGAGSHPTATAVVADIMAIAEHSREGNFELFRPYQRLEVKSMDEITSRYYIRFHVLDQTGVLAQIASIFGKYGISIASVLQPEQSETTSVPLIMTTHEARERNMRQAMEEISRLSFIQDKVMMIRIMDGH from the coding sequence GTGAAAACGATAGGCATTGCAGTTGTCGGTTTTGGTACTATTGGTTCAGGGGTGGTGAAAATTCTTCAAGATCTTGCTCCACTGATAGAAAAAAGAACAGGTATTTACCCGGAGCTTCGCTGGGTGGTAGATAAAGATATTACTTCTCCGCGCTCTGTCAAGGTAGAGAAAGCAAAACTCACCACTGATTACAAGGAAGCCCTCGCTGATCCATCCGTTGAGGTGGTGGTAGAGCTTGTTGGGGGCAAGGGATTTGCGTATACTCTCATTGAAGAATCTCTCAAAGGAGGAAAACACGTTGTAACGGCCAATAAAGCTCTTCTCGCAGAACGTGGACAGAAGCTTTTTATGCTGGCCAAAGAGATGAAAAAAAGTCTTCTTTTTGAGGCAAGTGTGGGGGGGGGGATTCCTATTCTCAGAACTATTTCCCATTCTCTCGTGGGAGACAGAATTCGAGCGCTTTATGCCATTGTAAATGGAACAACAAACTATGTTCTTACTCAGATGGCACTCAATAAAAGCTCTCTCGAAGATGCTCTCAAAGAGGCTCAGCGTAAAGGTTTTGCAGAAGCAGACCCAACCCTGGATATGAATGGGGATGATGCAGCGCACAAGCTTGCCATTCTGGCTACGTTGGCTTTTCATACGGAGCTGGATTTTTCTCATGTTCATTATGAGGGTATTGAACATATTGCTCTGGAAGATATTCTCCATGCTGAAAGAATGGGGTACACGGTAAAGCTTCTTGCCATAGGGAAAAGAGACGAAGATAACCGTCTTGAGCTTCGTGTTCATCCTACCCTGGTTCCCAAAGATAACCAGCTTGCTTTTGTTCACTACGAGTACAATGCTATTCTTGTAGAAAGCGAATATCTTGGTACCTCTATGTACTACGGAAAAGGAGCAGGATCGCATCCTACAGCTACAGCCGTGGTTGCCGACATCATGGCCATAGCAGAACATAGCCGGGAAGGAAATTTTGAACTTTTCCGTCCTTACCAAAGACTCGAGGTCAAGTCGATGGACGAGATTACCTCTCGCTATTATATCCGTTTTCATGTCTTGGATCAGACGGGGGTTCTTGCGCAGATTGCAAGCATTTTTGGAAAATATGGCATCAGTATTGCCTCGGTATTGCAACCTGAGCAGAGTGAGACCACCTCTGTTCCTCTTATCATGACAACCCATGAGGCACGCGAACGAAACATGCGACAGGCTATGGAAGAGATCAGTCGACTTTCTTTCATTCAGGATAAGGTGATGATGATCCGTATTATGGATGGTCACTAA
- the uvrC gene encoding excinuclease ABC subunit UvrC: MENTPGFQSTQAIKPTELHLLPELPGVYLMKDTSNTIIYIGKAINLRKRVSSYFQKDEKNIKTATMVSQIHEIDYIITQNETEALLLEANLIKHHQPKYNVVFKDNKFYPFIKITIHERFPRVVFSRDQKKDQSLYFGPYTSAAMVREYIDMIQRLFQIRTCRELPKRECLNYHIHRCSAPCIQKVTEEEYRQQVENAIRFLQGEYQLLVKEFEEKMREAAKNLLFEKAQIYKERIQIIRNFEETQSVYLDKNISADFIEIALRENKAVAVVSLIRNGKMIGKKSYSSDITDQSEEDILEQFIISYCSEETPPAIVLDKRWESLFPQLQAYFNASQKNIPLHLPSSREEHTLLKLAQENALLHLMQLLSRVEDSQALHELQEILELDTLPMRIEGFDIANLLGEQAVASLVSFYGGKPDKSNYRHYKIRTKSTPDDFAMIYEAVHRRYKRLVEEKSELPDLVLIDGGKGQLNAALSALADLGLSLNVVSLAKKNEEIYTPYRDKPIILPKNSPALHVLQRVRDETHRFANTFYNRLKNKSLLTSLFDGIVGIGIKRKKILIQKLMSQPDLHLSAEDLIAIGIPPSAVDEVLQRLQTLKKEDKEP; encoded by the coding sequence ATGGAAAATACCCCAGGGTTCCAATCTACCCAGGCAATTAAACCGACAGAGCTTCACCTGCTTCCTGAACTCCCGGGTGTTTACCTCATGAAGGACACCTCCAACACTATCATCTACATCGGCAAGGCTATCAACCTTCGTAAGAGGGTTTCCTCCTACTTTCAAAAAGACGAAAAAAATATAAAAACCGCTACAATGGTCTCCCAGATCCATGAAATCGACTACATCATCACCCAGAACGAAACCGAAGCCCTCCTTCTCGAAGCAAACCTCATCAAACACCACCAACCAAAATACAATGTTGTCTTCAAAGACAACAAATTCTACCCCTTTATCAAGATAACCATTCACGAACGTTTTCCAAGAGTGGTTTTCTCCAGGGATCAGAAAAAAGACCAGAGTCTCTATTTTGGTCCCTATACCAGTGCCGCAATGGTAAGAGAATATATTGACATGATCCAAAGGCTTTTTCAAATCCGTACCTGTCGAGAACTTCCAAAACGGGAGTGCCTCAACTACCACATTCATCGGTGCAGTGCCCCCTGTATCCAAAAGGTAACCGAAGAAGAGTACCGTCAGCAAGTAGAAAATGCCATACGTTTTCTTCAAGGAGAGTATCAACTCCTGGTAAAAGAGTTTGAAGAAAAGATGCGCGAAGCAGCAAAAAACCTCCTCTTTGAAAAGGCACAAATCTACAAGGAGCGTATACAGATTATTCGCAATTTTGAAGAAACCCAGTCTGTTTACCTTGATAAAAACATCAGCGCCGATTTCATTGAAATAGCTCTTCGAGAAAATAAAGCTGTTGCCGTCGTAAGCCTCATAAGAAACGGAAAAATGATCGGGAAAAAAAGCTATAGTAGCGACATAACCGATCAGAGTGAAGAGGATATTCTGGAACAGTTTATCATCTCCTATTGTTCAGAGGAGACACCGCCAGCTATCGTGCTGGACAAACGCTGGGAATCCCTTTTTCCTCAACTCCAAGCATACTTTAACGCAAGCCAAAAAAACATCCCTCTTCATCTTCCTTCTTCTCGTGAAGAGCACACTCTTCTCAAGCTTGCCCAAGAAAATGCTCTTCTCCACTTGATGCAACTTTTGTCAAGAGTGGAGGATTCTCAAGCGCTTCATGAACTTCAAGAGATCCTCGAACTGGATACCCTTCCCATGCGTATCGAGGGCTTTGATATCGCCAACCTGTTGGGTGAACAGGCCGTTGCCTCGCTGGTCTCTTTTTACGGGGGAAAACCGGACAAATCCAACTACCGTCATTACAAGATTCGAACCAAGTCTACCCCTGATGATTTTGCCATGATATACGAAGCAGTGCACAGACGTTACAAAAGGCTTGTTGAAGAAAAATCTGAACTTCCCGATCTTGTCCTCATCGATGGAGGAAAAGGTCAACTCAACGCGGCTCTTTCCGCACTTGCTGACCTTGGTCTCTCCCTCAATGTAGTTTCTCTTGCCAAAAAGAACGAAGAGATCTACACCCCCTACAGGGATAAACCTATCATTCTTCCTAAAAACTCTCCCGCCCTTCACGTGCTCCAGCGGGTCAGAGATGAAACCCATCGATTTGCCAATACCTTCTACAACCGTTTAAAAAACAAAAGCCTTCTTACCTCTCTTTTTGATGGAATTGTCGGCATAGGCATCAAACGCAAAAAGATCCTTATCCAGAAGCTCATGTCTCAACCCGATCTGCATCTGTCAGCGGAGGATCTTATTGCCATCGGGATTCCGCCGAGTGCTGTCGATGAAGTCCTTCAAAGGCTTCAAACCCTCAAAAAAGAGGATAAAGAACCCTAA
- a CDS encoding energy transducer TonB family protein produces the protein MKKGLLFLYFSLLVHLYLLVVVNWWLDPEIITLLKNPRPQKSDDVVIENILIDNPNATMEKPIQKAKVSDKDSRSRGPVASHEDYNMLLSSESASQKAQDFFSEPMTAPSRHPEVSGPSLYEPSKKPLVRMSSAGQIALESEAVDYAPYFKQIQQTVASNWQWYFPIFQYYQGIMADGVVTVTFELDNEGNLKNARLTRDFGYESLNYASLQAILHTSNYGPLPEKLRSEEGITIEFHFIYIRP, from the coding sequence ATGAAAAAGGGACTTCTCTTTCTTTATTTTTCTTTGCTGGTGCATCTGTATCTCTTGGTTGTAGTGAATTGGTGGCTCGATCCGGAGATCATAACTCTTCTCAAAAATCCCAGACCTCAAAAGTCAGACGATGTAGTGATTGAAAATATTCTCATTGACAATCCGAATGCGACGATGGAAAAGCCTATTCAAAAGGCGAAGGTATCCGACAAAGACTCTCGTTCTCGAGGGCCGGTTGCTTCTCACGAGGACTATAATATGCTTCTTTCTTCCGAATCGGCTTCTCAAAAGGCACAGGATTTTTTTTCAGAACCGATGACTGCCCCCTCTCGTCATCCGGAAGTGAGTGGACCATCTCTCTACGAACCCTCGAAAAAACCTCTGGTACGAATGTCCTCGGCAGGACAGATTGCGTTAGAGAGTGAGGCTGTCGATTATGCTCCCTATTTCAAACAGATTCAGCAGACAGTGGCAAGCAACTGGCAATGGTATTTTCCGATCTTTCAGTATTATCAGGGGATCATGGCTGATGGGGTGGTGACGGTCACCTTTGAGCTGGATAATGAGGGGAACCTGAAAAACGCTCGTTTAACCCGTGACTTTGGGTATGAATCGTTGAATTATGCTTCTTTGCAAGCAATTCTTCATACCTCGAACTATGGACCACTCCCGGAAAAACTTCGCTCAGAGGAGGGTATTACTATTGAGTTTCATTTTATTTATATACGGCCTTAG
- a CDS encoding ABC transporter permease, giving the protein MLVKMALRNIRRNKRRSFLAVLSVTLALALVVVLQGLVEGMVDNMVKNGTKNDTGHIRITSRLYAENIRYYPVQYLVTEPEALRDEILKNEAWAKHITLITFRVRFPVLLQYEGNNKAAFGLGGDIGVEKDLLMLEKAIVDGRYLSGQVIEKDGHKYREVIVGKKMADILKIGVGDSFSVMLQGSDYGVRIPRFQVVGIFQTGLNMMDENIFQLSLDDARDILRTSGGVQEVLIFLKDYKKAPSLAKEIQAWLDKTEYWSDAVALSWNRAGGIVSAMEQILPIYNLIYFVVTFLGMLIITNIMMMIVLERRREIGLLKAMGMKSREILGLFLYEGLILGLLGSVFGVLLGLLISWPLSVWGLDFSSSLSNMNLPLDPVIRWKITAKSIVTSLGLGLFVAVIVSVIPSRLAARMRPVDAIRSV; this is encoded by the coding sequence ATGCTTGTAAAAATGGCTCTAAGAAATATCCGCAGGAATAAGCGACGTTCGTTTCTGGCGGTCCTTTCCGTTACTCTGGCTCTGGCACTTGTCGTTGTTCTTCAGGGGCTGGTTGAGGGTATGGTAGATAACATGGTGAAAAACGGTACCAAAAATGATACAGGACATATTCGTATCACTTCCAGGCTCTATGCGGAAAATATTCGATATTATCCTGTCCAGTATCTTGTCACAGAACCAGAGGCCCTCAGGGATGAAATTCTCAAAAACGAAGCATGGGCAAAGCATATTACACTTATCACCTTTCGTGTGCGATTTCCAGTGCTTCTCCAGTATGAGGGGAATAATAAAGCAGCATTTGGATTGGGTGGGGATATCGGGGTAGAAAAAGATTTGCTCATGCTTGAGAAGGCTATTGTTGATGGGCGCTATCTTTCCGGTCAGGTTATTGAGAAAGACGGGCACAAATATCGAGAGGTGATTGTAGGAAAGAAAATGGCAGATATCCTCAAAATTGGGGTAGGGGATAGTTTTTCCGTGATGCTTCAGGGGTCAGACTACGGCGTGAGGATTCCTCGGTTTCAGGTTGTTGGGATTTTTCAAACGGGACTCAACATGATGGATGAGAATATTTTTCAGCTAAGTCTGGATGATGCAAGGGATATTCTCCGCACGTCGGGTGGAGTTCAGGAGGTACTGATCTTTCTTAAAGACTATAAAAAAGCCCCCTCGCTTGCTAAAGAGATACAGGCCTGGCTTGATAAGACTGAATACTGGTCGGATGCGGTAGCTCTTTCCTGGAATAGAGCAGGGGGTATTGTCAGCGCCATGGAACAGATTCTCCCGATATACAATCTGATCTATTTTGTTGTTACCTTTTTGGGTATGTTGATTATTACAAATATCATGATGATGATTGTTCTAGAGAGACGAAGAGAGATTGGTCTGTTGAAAGCTATGGGCATGAAATCGCGTGAAATTCTCGGGCTTTTTCTCTATGAAGGGCTTATTTTAGGGCTTTTGGGGAGTGTTTTTGGTGTTCTTCTTGGACTTTTGATTAGCTGGCCGCTTTCTGTATGGGGACTGGATTTTTCGTCTTCGCTTTCTAACATGAATCTTCCCCTTGATCCCGTTATTCGCTGGAAGATTACGGCGAAGAGTATTGTGACTTCTCTGGGGCTTGGACTTTTTGTTGCCGTTATTGTGTCTGTTATTCCATCCCGGTTGGCAGCTCGTATGCGTCCGGTGGATGCTATACGAAGTGTGTAA
- a CDS encoding ABC transporter permease: protein MALRNIFRHKRRTVITTLTIAVGVMVFLWADGIYRGMHRQMAENVIYYLHGSIMLMQRAYAEEEKSLPLRYFFEDESVLETELLQFQEITGGTGRIPFVGEILAQGRNLHVLGYVVDVPQDTLVFRLSQALVKGDFFQGKSDELLIGADLARTLELNVGDELILAVQTKYGTYNALTVRVAGIFRTTHPQVDEGAVFVSRETARALLDIGEKEFITYHIGVHWPKGESVEHYTQRVERIAQKLSQRFPEYVVVSFAKRYAEVFTLMKTDESFMYIMLLVIFLIASVGIVNTILMAVHERMKEIGIMRAMGFSSFQIRWLFVMEGMWLGVVGGAAGLFFGFLLNLYQVYWGYDMEAWGLTSGSDFGLPIWGTIYGDWNPPAFAMAFVFSVIMAAFAAFIPSRYATRITVTECLRFL from the coding sequence ATGGCTCTTCGCAATATCTTTCGGCATAAAAGGCGAACAGTAATCACAACGCTGACCATTGCGGTGGGGGTGATGGTGTTTCTCTGGGCTGATGGAATCTATCGTGGGATGCACCGTCAGATGGCAGAAAATGTCATCTATTATCTTCATGGGTCTATCATGCTGATGCAGAGGGCTTATGCAGAGGAGGAGAAATCTTTGCCTTTGCGGTACTTTTTTGAGGATGAGAGTGTATTGGAAACGGAACTCTTACAGTTTCAAGAGATCACGGGAGGCACAGGCCGGATTCCCTTTGTGGGGGAAATTCTTGCGCAAGGACGGAACCTTCATGTTCTTGGTTATGTAGTTGACGTCCCTCAGGACACATTGGTTTTTCGTCTCTCTCAGGCTCTGGTGAAGGGTGATTTTTTCCAGGGGAAAAGTGATGAGCTTCTCATTGGGGCGGATCTTGCTCGCACGCTGGAGCTCAACGTTGGGGATGAACTCATTCTTGCTGTCCAGACCAAATATGGTACCTACAATGCCCTGACAGTCAGAGTGGCAGGTATTTTTCGCACCACCCACCCTCAAGTAGATGAGGGAGCTGTCTTTGTGTCCCGGGAAACAGCACGCGCTCTTCTCGACATTGGGGAAAAGGAGTTTATTACCTACCATATTGGAGTGCACTGGCCAAAGGGGGAGAGTGTGGAGCATTACACTCAACGGGTGGAACGTATCGCACAAAAGCTTTCTCAGCGTTTTCCTGAGTATGTGGTGGTTTCTTTTGCCAAAAGATATGCCGAGGTCTTTACCCTGATGAAAACGGATGAAAGTTTTATGTATATTATGCTTTTAGTGATTTTTTTGATTGCTTCGGTTGGGATTGTGAATACGATTCTTATGGCAGTGCACGAGAGGATGAAGGAAATAGGGATCATGCGTGCGATGGGGTTTTCCTCCTTTCAGATTCGATGGCTTTTTGTGATGGAAGGGATGTGGCTGGGGGTGGTTGGTGGGGCAGCAGGACTCTTTTTTGGTTTTCTTCTTAATCTTTATCAAGTCTATTGGGGTTACGATATGGAAGCGTGGGGGTTGACTTCTGGCAGTGATTTTGGGCTCCCGATATGGGGTACTATCTATGGGGACTGGAATCCACCAGCATTTGCCATGGCATTTGTTTTTTCTGTTATCATGGCTGCATTCGCTGCTTTTATTCCTTCGAGATATGCTACCAGAATAACTGTTACAGAATGCTTGCGTTTTTTATAA
- a CDS encoding outer membrane lipoprotein-sorting protein, with translation MKQLLKILLLCGVSFGFALTGEEILRKVDKQLNFASAILSMRMEIYLPNQPVRIKRMKSWIKNDNAYVEFLNKEDKNTRYLKLKKQMWVYDGEENNTFLISGHLLKQGMMGSDVSYEDALEADDVYEKYTIQLLGEEKYGEYDCYVVELVAKVKEVAYHRRKMWVDKATFVPVREERYALSGKLLKVQETSSITSVGGRWYGVVTTVSDQLRKNTKTVVVIEEAAFDVPVSDTYFTRRHLER, from the coding sequence ATGAAACAGCTTTTAAAGATTCTTTTGTTGTGTGGAGTTTCGTTTGGGTTTGCACTTACGGGAGAAGAAATCTTACGAAAGGTGGATAAACAACTGAATTTTGCCTCGGCAATTCTTTCCATGCGGATGGAGATCTATCTCCCCAATCAACCAGTGAGGATCAAACGCATGAAATCCTGGATCAAAAATGACAATGCATACGTGGAATTTCTCAACAAAGAGGATAAGAATACACGCTATCTCAAGCTCAAAAAACAGATGTGGGTATACGATGGAGAGGAAAACAATACTTTCCTTATATCGGGGCATCTCTTAAAACAGGGGATGATGGGAAGTGATGTTTCGTATGAGGACGCGCTTGAGGCAGACGATGTGTATGAGAAGTATACGATTCAACTGCTTGGTGAGGAGAAATATGGTGAGTATGATTGTTATGTAGTGGAACTCGTAGCCAAGGTAAAAGAGGTGGCGTATCACCGTCGGAAGATGTGGGTGGATAAGGCTACGTTTGTTCCTGTGAGAGAGGAACGTTATGCTTTGTCTGGTAAACTTCTCAAGGTACAGGAAACCTCTTCTATCACTTCGGTTGGTGGACGCTGGTATGGGGTTGTTACAACGGTTTCTGATCAACTGAGAAAGAATACTAAAACGGTTGTTGTGATCGAAGAGGCTGCCTTTGACGTGCCGGTAAGTGATACGTATTTTACGAGACGCCATCTGGAGCGATGA
- a CDS encoding integrase catalytic domain-containing protein: MFERRPIYRETAKEYQKASKKEKKEILDYFVRITGLKNRNYAARLLRQHGKTIYVGKKNYLKADIAKKGKRPGRKKKFGEEELKLLKKVWEIENYMCGKRLKPILNEVLDNLLANGHLHGSPQAIENLRHISASSIDRLLKHERKKLEIKGRKGTKPGTLLKQQIAIRTWAEWDENCPGFMEIDLVAHEGGNRDFAQTLNMVDVWSGWTELVAIKNKASKWVREAIEKVQRRLPFDLRGIDSDTGAEFINHPLRDWCEKNQIKFTRGRSSRSNDNCYVEQKNYSIVRQNVGYFRYDTEEEVYYLNRLYAYLRLYANFFQPVMKMTEKRESEARCKKKHDENTIRKLWLLESSYVSEAQKERLTRLYKALDLFHLRQKITACQRKLFSLQKKKNVKNKNLEETVWNF, from the coding sequence ATGTTTGAAAGGAGACCTATTTACAGGGAAACGGCGAAAGAGTATCAAAAAGCCAGCAAAAAGGAGAAAAAGGAGATACTGGATTATTTTGTGAGGATAACAGGCCTAAAAAATCGAAACTATGCCGCCAGGCTCTTGAGGCAGCACGGAAAAACCATCTATGTAGGCAAGAAAAATTACCTTAAAGCCGACATAGCCAAGAAGGGCAAAAGACCTGGCAGAAAGAAAAAATTCGGCGAAGAGGAACTAAAACTTCTAAAAAAGGTCTGGGAAATTGAAAACTACATGTGTGGCAAACGTTTAAAGCCAATTTTAAATGAAGTTTTAGATAATCTCTTAGCAAACGGACATCTCCACGGTTCTCCACAGGCTATAGAAAACTTGCGCCATATAAGTGCCTCAAGTATTGACCGACTTTTGAAGCATGAGCGTAAAAAGCTTGAGATAAAAGGACGAAAAGGTACAAAGCCTGGAACGCTATTAAAGCAACAAATAGCTATACGCACGTGGGCAGAGTGGGATGAAAATTGCCCTGGGTTCATGGAGATTGATCTGGTTGCCCATGAGGGAGGAAATAGAGATTTTGCTCAAACATTAAATATGGTGGATGTTTGGAGCGGTTGGACAGAACTTGTGGCAATCAAAAACAAGGCTTCAAAATGGGTAAGAGAAGCCATAGAAAAAGTCCAAAGAAGACTTCCTTTTGATTTACGGGGAATTGATTCTGATACCGGTGCTGAATTTATTAATCATCCTCTGCGTGATTGGTGTGAGAAGAACCAGATAAAATTTACAAGAGGAAGAAGCTCCCGTTCCAATGATAACTGCTACGTTGAGCAGAAAAACTATTCCATAGTCCGCCAGAATGTTGGATACTTCCGCTACGATACCGAGGAAGAAGTCTACTACTTGAACCGACTCTATGCGTATCTCAGGCTTTATGCCAACTTTTTTCAACCGGTTATGAAAATGACAGAGAAAAGAGAATCGGAAGCAAGGTGCAAAAAGAAGCATGATGAAAATACCATTAGAAAGCTCTGGCTTTTAGAAAGCTCTTATGTAAGTGAGGCACAAAAGGAACGCCTAACAAGGCTTTATAAGGCTCTCGATTTGTTTCACCTAAGACAAAAAATTACAGCTTGCCAGAGAAAACTTTTCAGCCTTCAAAAGAAAAAGAATGTAAAAAACAAAAATTTGGAGGAAACTGTATGGAATTTTTGA
- a CDS encoding ABC transporter permease, translating to MLFRIAIRNIFRHKRRTILTILTMGFGLMLYIFGDSLFTGIDRMMVENMVSYTDGSLIVTSKEYAQHENGFSLKYPLKDTKTLMDRIKNFSDVEGITMRIPFLTEIVLGDKSLHVIGYVIDPDTDPTCFNLDKRVVSGRFLKDDDSGILLGRDLARELGVQVGDTITLIVQTRYETANARDFTVVGILKTTSPQVDESGVFISTKGGEALLDMAGEWVTMHIRVTWPKGEPIQSYQKRVIAMSEQIAQAFPEYRVKTFVDLYGDMMALMQQKKGTIFLMTFLLLVIAGVGIVNTILMAVYERIKEIGVMRAMGFSPRQIQRIFLLEGTVLGVLGGVLGLLMGTLVNLWLIYSGYNVEALVGDTVKGSDFGFPVWGIFYGEWHMEAYILAFVFAMVTALLAAYIPARHAGTLQVTDCLKFV from the coding sequence ATGCTTTTTCGGATAGCTATAAGGAATATCTTTCGGCATAAACGGCGAACGATTTTGACGATTCTGACGATGGGTTTTGGCTTGATGCTTTATATCTTTGGAGATTCACTTTTCACCGGTATTGATAGAATGATGGTGGAAAATATGGTTTCATATACCGATGGTTCTTTGATAGTGACAAGCAAGGAGTATGCCCAGCATGAAAATGGATTTTCCCTGAAGTACCCCTTGAAGGATACGAAAACTTTGATGGATCGTATAAAAAATTTTTCAGATGTTGAAGGGATAACCATGAGGATTCCCTTCCTTACAGAGATTGTGCTGGGGGATAAGTCTCTTCATGTTATCGGGTATGTGATTGATCCAGACACGGATCCCACGTGTTTTAACCTGGACAAACGAGTGGTAAGCGGTCGTTTTTTGAAAGATGATGATTCAGGGATATTGCTGGGAAGGGACCTGGCAAGAGAACTTGGAGTGCAGGTTGGGGATACGATTACTCTGATTGTGCAAACCCGCTACGAAACAGCCAATGCACGAGATTTTACGGTCGTTGGTATTCTCAAAACCACGAGCCCTCAGGTTGATGAGAGTGGGGTGTTTATATCGACGAAAGGGGGAGAGGCTCTTTTGGATATGGCAGGAGAATGGGTAACCATGCATATTCGTGTCACATGGCCCAAAGGAGAACCTATCCAGAGTTATCAGAAACGTGTGATAGCCATGAGCGAACAGATAGCACAAGCGTTTCCAGAGTACCGTGTGAAGACATTTGTTGATCTTTATGGAGATATGATGGCTCTCATGCAACAGAAGAAGGGCACAATTTTTCTCATGACATTCTTGCTTCTGGTGATTGCGGGTGTGGGGATTGTCAATACGATTCTCATGGCAGTATACGAACGGATAAAAGAGATAGGGGTGATGCGTGCGATGGGATTTTCTCCTCGCCAGATACAGCGAATATTTCTCCTGGAGGGAACTGTCCTTGGTGTGTTGGGGGGCGTGTTGGGACTTTTGATGGGTACCCTTGTGAATCTTTGGCTCATTTATAGTGGCTACAATGTGGAGGCTCTCGTTGGTGATACAGTAAAGGGAAGCGATTTTGGATTTCCTGTGTGGGGCATATTTTATGGTGAGTGGCATATGGAGGCGTATATCCTTGCTTTTGTCTTTGCGATGGTGACAGCTCTTCTCGCGGCTTATATTCCAGCTCGACACGCGGGGACACTCCAGGTCACAGACTGTCTCAAATTCGTGTAA